atcctcgtaatgaaaatttccaaaaaccttgtatatacgtcgacgcgcaattaaaaaaggaacatacgtgtcaaatttcatgaaaatctatcactgcgtttcgtcgtaaatgtCCAGGTCAATCCATCTCTCCCAAAATAGCATCACTGTTAAGCTGGTTGTATAACCTGCGCCTTCATTCTAGTCAGATGTAATTTAGCCTGTCATCACTGTAAAGCGGGTTGCATATACAGCGCCTATGGATGAAATCGTCTGAttcagtcaaatggtcgttttttttaggaaacagccccgaaatggCTGTTTTGGCCGTAAAAGGCAATTTTTCTCTATcattctatatgtattttggggcgctgaattcgaatctgaagtttcctgacacgccagagggcggcttcacccccaaaaacCCCCAAAAAAACCCAAAATATCGAAcgttttctagtttttcaatttaatctcgaaaaccttgagtttttcgataaaaagcattctctacaaAGTTGaagataatacaattttcaataaattgagttgTCGAGCAAGATTccaccatttttggttccggagctacgaattttcaaaaaaggagtATTTTTAAGGGGGTTTCAAGATTATGCTAACCTACCACTCTACCTTaaacaacttgaaaatttttctagtaatgatagaaaaccacacatcacgtgaaagaacaattaattctgaacaggattaCTTGGGGATTTTCGAATTTGGTAGAGATGTGAGGGGGGATAAACCCATAGAAAATCAAGTTCTACCGCCAAAATACAAATGTTCCATAATActttttcaaggccttcctaacaaaaatgaacatatttcggctgaaatcatctcatgAGGGCTATGTTCTATGAAAATCATCCATCAGATACATTTTATTTAAGTATTTCGAAGTGGAGGCACGTTTAAGGATACGACaagaatcaaaattttaaacacttataacttttgactgaatgatcaGATCTTCTTGTACTGGAGCTCATTCGTCTCAGCTCGTTAAggtgatttaaaaaaatcatgtatcataactgaaatttgatGGAAATTAGAAAAATCCTCTTTTAATGTAATTAAGCCCTTATTTAAATACACAGAGAAATTACCAATTTccatattcaaaactgtgtatctcggtaacccggaatgataaaaaatggtacttggtcttgatttgaagaacagaacTTCCCGTTTCATGtgatttttgaataaatcttgtaaaaatataatcgtggaGTAAGATATGTtcgattcaaaaaatcaagaaatttgctatattttccacattttcacagtctcgacagtttttcgatattgAACAGTCTTGCAAGATGCATTTGAGACAACATATCTTATAGAACatgtaattctctttcatttgagaccaatcgcaagtttatgtcatgtattttattcgttttagagactcttgaataactgagaagaaatgagaaaaatcattttttcaattggctgtaacttttgaactgTATTGAAATCAGAAAACCGATCTATGGAAGCGGAAAGGAGAGAAAATTCTGtacaaccttgactactttataaattttctatctaaagtgtttcacaagatacgcaactttaaATATGCGAAAAATTGTTGATCAGTTAATCATTTCCACAGTCTcgtcattttctcattttttctgcgatttactgttattcaagagtctctaaatacacaaaaaatggccaatttctatttcatctatcataactgaaatttgattaaaaaaatagaaaattcttcCTTGAGTGTATTCTAGCCCATATTTCCATACATAGAAAAattgccaatttctatatttatagctatgtatctcggtaatccaaaatgataaaaaatggtacttggtcttgattcgAAGAACAGAAtttcctctttcatgtgaggtgaatgatttttgtgaaAATGGAATCGTGAAGTTTATTTAatacgtttgtttcaaaaaatcaagaaatttgcgatattttcctcCTATTGGAAGCTAGTACAACTAAAGTCTCCACTGCCActataataatttccaatataaATGTTAGGAtaattataagagtgagaaaaagtggcaactgaaattctCAGGtagtctaataagcgagttttgggttgttgaagtgctaaactccgttttctttccagatcatagactgtttcgaattttccattggagtctttttttaatacatacagtataaatcattggctttgttcaaatatgcgttttttcgcgatttatgccaaaataaacaagatatcgatttttttttcaattcaattcaatccattgaaaacacacaaaacaagataacaaagaattacaaaacaaataaaatacaattaaatgttacaaatataaaaaaccatgggctttgtagttgggtgtgttggagaagagaaaaaaagagaggaagatacctagccaactatggtttcccatgtaataggcaggcaaagaagagaagagagaagtgatgaggagaaaaagggaagggagaaatgggggaaggaagaaaacataGGAATAAGTTcgcaaaataaaggtaagcgaatccactggaaaatgaaaaaactaatgaaagaacaatgctggagcagaaatctcgaatCATATAAAATCTAGATGGGAGaaaaaattactgtatgtccagttttttatatccagtttagtTTTTCTGCTGATCTTAAATTATTGTCTtcgagaaagtgatttggaatgaggtttattattttagtacctatgtgaATTAagtgcctccttatacatttaaaaaaatattacttttctatttatgaacgatttggggaataaaatgttttagtttggaaagatacattttttgaatttttaagaggagtcctgttaatatagtcgaaaccgtttatgttctgggaagaaaacggagtttagcacttcaacaactcataactcgcttattagatcacttaaaaattttagttgccactttttctcactcttataatgatcttaacattatattgaaaaagagtatcaaattaaaataaaaaaggtgTTCCGAACAGCCTTAATTTAACTTTCACTTTGTGAGATGAATTAGTTTTTCAAACTATGGATGAATTCTTGTTGTTTTTAGGTGCAAGACGGTGCCTACTGGAAGGTTGTACAACTGGAGTCTCTACTGGCAGCTCTGGTGAATTCTAAGGTGGTGGCAATTAAAGCCAACCGAGGAAGCAAGGCGTTTCTGCGCAAGCCAAGTGATGGAGTAGCGCCAACCTCACCCACGCACCATGATCTCAggtgaaaattttctcaatttattctagaatttagagaaaaaattgtCAATTGGGACAGAATCTTCACAGTATATTCtgaaatttacaagaaaaattGTGAATTGGGGCACACCCTTCTCAATCCATCCCTAAATTGAGAGGGATAATTTTGAATTGGGGCACAACCTTCTCAATCCATCCCTAAATTGAGAGGGATAATTATGAATTGGGGCACACCCTTCTCAATCCATCCCTAAATTGAGAGGGATAATTTTGAATTGGGGCACAACCTTCCCAATTTGTTCTAAAATTTTGGGGGGAAAATTGTTAATTGATGCACACTCTTCTCAATCCATCCCTAAATTGACAGGGATAATTTTGAATTGGGGCACAACCTTCCCAATTTGTTCTAAAATTTTGGGGGGAAAATTGTTAATTGATGCACACTCTTCTCAATCCATCCCTAAATTGAGAGGGATAATTTTGAATTGGGGCACACCCTTCTCAATCCATCCCCAAATTGAGAGGGATAATTATGAATTGGGGTACACCCTTCTCAATCCATCCCTAAATTGAGAGGGATAATTTTGAATTGGGGCACAACCTTCCCAATTTGTTCTAAAATTTTGGGGGGAAAATTGGTCATTGATGCACACCCTTCTCAATCCATCCCTAAATTGAGAGGGATAATTTTGAATTGGGGCACACCCTTCTCAATCCATCCCTAAATTGAGAGGGATAATTATGAATTGGGGCACACCCTTCTCAATCCATCCCTAAATTGAGAGGGATAATTTTGAATTGGGGCACAATCTTCCCAATTCATCcggttatttcagaaaattgttgATTTAGTAGATTCTTCATAGTTTCTTGTGATCTAAAACGTAAAAAAAACAATGCATTTTAAAAGACTAAAGCCTATGAAATTGGtattagttttaataatgaTCCTGAATCATttgaagaatataaaattaCTGCTGAATTGATAGGAGAAATTGTGAATTGAGACACAATCTTCCCAATTTATCCCTAGATTTAGGGGGAAAATTGAGAATTTGAGCACAACCTTCCCAATTTATCCCTGAATTGAGaggaaaaattgtgaattaattgGTGCATAATCTTCCAAATTTGTTCTGAAATTTAGGAGGAAATTGTGAGTTGGAGCACAATCTTCCCAATTTATCCCCAAATTGTGAATTGGGACACaatcttttcaatttgtcataaAATTTGAGggaaaattgtgaattaggaATCTTCTCAATTTAATCCTgaatttacaagaaaaataataactactagtttcggtaaTCACACCATTGtcatggaagcaaatttttgaatcaaattatgaaaaaatatattttcttgattaatttgacattgaattgatcattttatcaaggagatgataattattatttttttctgtgtagtttaggagttgatattgtggtaattattcatttgaatgaaaaagactaagaaattgtccaaaaaccactgatttattgataattagaaagaccggtttcggttattacaccattgtcaatctctgataaactcaatggcatgaattgagtaacagctgtgtacactcagtggcaaaatggagagacttggcaacgtcaagtctcctatctttcttcactgccattataacgtggacctcactatacatttatttgaattttttttataacctgacgatagTGTAACCACCGAAACtattagttataatttttattcttattctattattttattaattttgaagggTACTAtgattcattttataaatacaagaaagtaccctgattttatacattttaagaTGATACCCCCAAACACATTGCAGTTCTTAATGGATAGAGAAATTCGTGAacaattgaccgagcgaagtgaggtccaagattcaagtcgacggtttggcatttctcttaatgtttataaaTGTTGCgcttttacggcgaaacgcggtaatagattttcatggaatttgacaggtatattcattttttaattgcgcgtcgacgtatatacaaagtttttggaaattttgcatttcaaggataatatgaaaggaaaggagcctccttcatacgccaatattagagtaaaaatcagactatagaattattcatcataaatcagctgacaagtgattacacagatgtgtggagaagccagctcattgctgtatttccataaggtctatagtttcaatcaggtacttgtggatgagaatactgcgtgaggtctactgttcacagaactactagtatttatgACTTTCGTAGGTACCACAAACATCACAGCCACCACCACGGCCACCACAAACACCACAGACACCATCATCAAGGTCACCACAAACACCATAAGAAGCTAGCGCCTGCGACGGCGGCAACCGCAAACGCAACTGCGGCTGCAGTGTGCAAGGTGAAACAGTGGGATGACGGGTCGGCCACCATGGTGCACCTCAGCAGAGACGCATCAGTCACGGCCGAAACGCACTTCTGTCATGGCGGCGCAATGGAGGGCggtgaggaggaggacgaggatgaGGAGGGGTGCCGGTGTCATTACAAAATGTAAGTTTGTACGAAAGttagtactatagtgaggtccacgttataatggcagtgtttgctatccttgtctatcattcaacaaagcggatagcgctatctctttctcgcattgctctgttgccagattgtcttttaacaatgtagaattaataactaatcaacaaaatatttcatcctaattatgaaaatccattatgaaattattgaaaaatataatttattgcttaataaaatataattgacccgttaatactacatcaataagcctcgatcagctaccgtctataaaaggcattgacaaaacagaggatcggcaacgtttttctcctatctttctccactgtcattataacttggacctcactatagaatcgaCAGAGATACGGTACAGTGTGTGATCTAGGCATAGAATAGAACAAATATTAACAGATTAAGTTTTAATAGCTATAAATCAGATCACTCCAATCATTGTAAATTATTCGTAAATTAGTTCCAATCATTGGTCttcaagtaattgaaaagtACTTCAAAGTACtttattagttatttgtgcaactggtgcggaaagtgacagtttgctggcgagggcggaatggtttcttgagtgcagcagaggaacttttcGCACgcatttcacattaattttttcctacagtaaccattgaatatgaaaagtggttgattatgggtaaaataaTGGTTGAAATCCACCAATGTTTGtataatttgtttattaataaacaactttaatttattttaaacttgataatccaattgaaaattaataatcgataatttattcaaattaaaaattgaattaatccaattaatttgagaattttaattattttgagtaaatcttaatttctaaataattttcaatgaatcaatttatgaatgaaaaaaatattatttgaaataataaataatttataatattcaaaatgtataatttaatgagttctcatttttatttatttggaaatCAGAAGAAATAGATAGAACAATTCGCATTTGAAATATACGCCAACAATGTTAACAGCTGATTAGGATTGCTGCAAGATAtatgcaaagtattaagagtacgcaaagtaatactttacgcactagagcggaaaagtgattctttgcggcctgcaatcagtgcagaaatggtcactttccaaggtacctgtaggaaaaaataatttccaatcatTGGTCTttgaatgattggaaagtactttactaaatcatttgaggtaatttataaaacattttcaatcattggtcTTCAAATGACATTTTATggagaattaaaattaatttgaaagtacTTAGAATTATTTAACCTGCCCTAAAAAGActtgacaaatttgaaatcactgGCATTATTTTCAAGCTCATCCAAATCATTTCCTTGCTGCTTGTGCAGTTTTCTCTGCAATAGGCGTCATGAAGCAAAGTTTACATAAgttattctcaataaatttaacattttgttaatttgaACTGCGCAGGCGTCCAGACGACTCCCACTTCGTAACCGTCGACATGGAGCTGgacgaccttgaccttgactcGGGTCCCGCCGGAGTCATCGACCCCAGAGGTCACCGACCCCGTCGCAAACGGCGGAAACGCAAACAGCTGACCGACCACCACAAACGCAAACAGCTGACTGACCGACAGCTGATGTACGCGCATGCGCGCGAGGCCGCAGCCAAGGTCAAGGTTGTTGACCCGGATGACCTTCCCAAACGCGCCAAGTGGACTATCATCATAACAGCTGGGTTTCTGCTCTTCACGTGTATGCTGTTGGTGGGGATAACGCTAAGGATGGCGCCGATTATCGATCAGATGGGTGAgcaaattgatcaatttatttcaaaaagagTAGAAATTATtccttatcaataaatatatagaatacattcataataattgaataagtcAATCAGGTGACAGGTGGCTCAGGGAGACTTAGGCCTGGTCCACTACCTGGTCCACCaccaaagccatagtgcattctggtgacgtcagcacaggtagggctcctacatcaataaaaatttggTGATTTCAGCAGATCTATATCAGCTATGCcccgtttcaccaaccttgatcaaatatagcctagccatggtcaattagaccgtagtcaaaatttgatcactcgttcaaacatacaactgttccaccaacctcgggattgatcaaaactccgtcagtcaaatttgaacatggtcaactcttgtagctgtacttttctgaagttggccaacatgtttgctggcttgctattggctacatctgatttttatggatgaaaattactgagatattgcaatttttcaaatgctaatgaattaataattattattaaacgaaaatccaaataaaattcTGTAATATAGTAAATATAGTAACACCCCATGATACTTAATATCAGTTTCGCTGTTCATATTCAGAGGGTAATTTGCGCTGAATGCTCTTTTACTTTACCGTCGGGCcgtcaaaaattcagattactgtacttttttctgtaattacctgtactgatttttcttcatattcattatttcgggACAGGCCCCCTGGGCCCTCTTCCTATATACGCCTAGGGCACAGACGTTTTGTATAGTCACACAtctacattaatttataataatagttcaaatatgaattgaatactcCCGTACAAAGAGATTCACAAATCACcatcatttttacaattttctttaACAACAGAACATTCCAATTCTaatgagatacattgaagcaGCAAGgttaattgaataatgtaggcctactgtgtaATAAAGAGTGAAgcaaatctttttcaaaatatctctttctataatataattatttactaaTAAAAAGATTCCGAGAGCaaacctaataaataacttactaCAACAAAATTCAATCGcactaaaaactttgaaatttttcattgcgTCAAAAACATATGGTAACCTACAAACAAGCTAGGAAAGTGATCGAACCagtgttcaaataatttgatcgtCCGTTCGGCGGCAGTCAAACTTAACCATTGGTTTGACCGTGGTTAAACTTAACTAGTGTTGGTGGAACGAATTATTTCTGATAGACtttaaccatgttcaaatgccttgaccaaggttggtgaaacgggGCACTAGTGTTTTATTgttgtaggagccctacctgtgatgacgtcaccagaatgcactatggctttgtttacggaggtagtgcctaGACCCGGTCGCACAGAAGTctgttgaatttcaattaatgtcacgagaaccaataagagaaggctTCCTTGAAAactctgattggctctcatgaaattaatcatgattaaatttaaCCAGCAcgaagaataatattgattgatttggaTTAAATAGGATCTTTGGATTATTGATTAGGCTTAAATAGGATTAGAGCACATGTGTAATATACATAGCTGACCTTGATATAGACAACGTCTTCCTTGGAGGGTATTTCgtggaataatgaatgaaatcaGGTGAcctcaaagaccttaaagagatatagacccacaatgcctatgccttcccaatgatagttcttacttgaaattgaaggccgccattgggtattttagcacgagatattatatctatatatttgcaATACTATAGAttcaaaggcattggtatgtaataatcttataggttgccccctcaatggccgaattcaattccaagtacgacactagcgctgcatgtgagtctatgcatctttaaggtcatTGGGTGACCAACAGATGTGGTCTGGAGTggtatcatgataatttttgcAGTGGTAGAGTTCACCGGTAATCTAGGGGTCCCGCACCCCGGAAAAATTTAGGTTGGTAAGACTGTTTGACTCAAATAGCCGCCTAAAAACTCAGCTGGTTGATTGATGTTCTTGCTATGCGTAGTAGCATCTTGATACTGTGGAAGGAATTTATCGGTCCAGGAATTAACATGTGTACTCAGGACTATAATAAAAGTTATGTGGTTATTAGCTTGATAAACTTTCGTTTTTTGATTGTCAGAGCTTTGAATTGTTTTGTCGTTGAAACTCAAATGTCTGGAATCGAAGGTTGAATTAGGCACTGTACCTGAAATACTAGAAAATATGAGAATTGAGCATTCAAGTCTCAAAAAATGAGTTTTAATTATCCAACAAATACTATTATATCATACTCTGGACCGTATAGGAGACCCATTCGCTATTATCTTTGTAATTTCATGAATGAgttatttttcttcataattttcaatgaatatttgtgaaaataacTGTATTTTCTATTTGTTCACAGTACGAAACCAAAACGAAGAGCTGATGAACTCTTTGAATAGACAAGATTTCAACGATTCAATTCTTATGGCATGATGATGGCCTATCATTTGTCTCTTATCAGgtaatatttcattcaatccCAATATATTCGATCCAATTTCATTTTGCCTTTACAATTTCTACATTATCTATAccaaactatttttatttcaatatcttAATACCAActttttaatgataatattgttgataCTTCATGGGAGAGATAATTCTATAGAATAGAGTgctctattatttttttgtgtagttgagaagttgatattgtggtaattattcatattgaatgaaaaagactaagaaattgtcaaaaaaccactgatttattgatgttCTTGCTATGCGTAGTAGCATCTTGATACTGTGGAAGGAATTTATCGGTCCAGGAATTAACATGTGTACTCAGGACTATAATAAAAGTTATGTGGTTATTAGCTTGATAAACTTTCGTTTTTTGATTGTCAGAGCTTTGAATTGTTTTGTCGTTGAAACTCAAATGTCTGGAATCGAAGGTTGAATTAGGCACTGTACCTGAAATACTAGAAAATATGAGAATTGAGCATTCAAGTCTCAAAAAATGAGTTTAATTATCCAACAAATACTATTATATCATACTCTGGACCGTATAGGAGACCCATTCGCTATTATCTTTGTAATTTCATGAATGAgttatttttcttcataattttcaatgaatatttgtgaaaataacTGTATTTTCTATTTGTTCACAGTACGAAACCAAAACGAAGAGCTGATGAACTCTTTGAATAGACAAGATTTCAACGATTCAATTCTTATGGCATGATGATGGCCTATCATTTGTCTCTTATCAGgtaatatttcattcaatccCAAATTCCATCCAATTTCATTTTGCCTTAACAATTTCTACATTATCTAtacaaaactatttttatttcaatatcttAATACCAACTTTTTAATGATATATTGTTGATACTTCATGGGAGAGATAATTCTATAGAATAGAGTgctctattatttttttgtgtagttgagaagttgatattgtggtaattattcatattgaatgaaaaagactaagaaattgtcaaaaaaccactgatttattgataattagaaagaccggtttcggttattacaccattgtcaatctctgataaacactGAACAcaatctctgtttatcagagattgacaatggtgtaataaccgaaaccagtctttctaattatcaataaatcagtggttttttgacaatttcttagtctttttcattcaatgctCTATTATTAATTGGACAGTTAGCTATTTGAAGTGCTTCTCCAGAAAATAATTGATGTTTTCAGACTTGTGATAAGTTATTGTTCATTTCAAGCACTTGAATTAATTCTGTAGTTCATGAAGCAAACATTAGATCTATCAAATTTCACTGactcattttctttttattcgAATGCGGTACACCCACCTTTCAATCAACTAATCAATTTACTTATAAATTATACATTCTGCTACTGTTTTATTTTTAGGGCTACTGAAGGTATTGAAACACATAAAATGTATCAAGTAGGCCTCTTCTTTTAACgtgttgttatttatttatttatttatttatttattttttttttttatttatttatttatttatttatttatttatttatttatttatttatttatttatgtatttatttatttatttatttattatttatttattattt
Above is a genomic segment from Nilaparvata lugens isolate BPH unplaced genomic scaffold, ASM1435652v1 scaffold4115, whole genome shotgun sequence containing:
- the LOC120355672 gene encoding homeobox protein H2.0-like — translated: VQDGAYWKVVQLESLLAALVNSKVVAIKANRGSKAFLRKPSDGVAPTSPTHHDLRYHKHHSHHHGHHKHHRHHHQGHHKHHKKLAPATAATANATAAAVCKVKQWDDGSATMVHLSRDASVTAETHFCHGGAMEGGEEEDEDEEGCRCHYKMRPDDSHFVTVDMELDDLDLDSGPAGVIDPRGHRPRRKRRKRKQLTDHHKRKQLTDRQLMYAHAREAAAKVKVVDPDDLPKRAKWTIIITAGFLLFTCMLLVGITLRMAPIIDQMVRNQNEELMNSLNRQDFNDSILMA